In Neisseriaceae bacterium CLB008, one genomic interval encodes:
- a CDS encoding adenine phosphoribosyltransferase produces MTELQDMSHLNYADFIEAAIRKVPNWPSPGILFYDITPILQDPKTFRILVDLFVHRYMDQKIDVVAGLDARGFILGAAIAYQLNVGFVPIRKKGKLPFTTVEETYELEYGNATVEMHVDAVKAGDRVLLVDDLIATGGTMQAGFKLLQRLNAEVVEAAAIIEFNDLEGAKRIRQAGLPLFTICQVEGVMPELKA; encoded by the coding sequence ATGACAGAATTACAGGACATGAGCCATTTAAACTACGCTGACTTTATTGAGGCGGCGATTCGCAAAGTACCTAACTGGCCGAGCCCAGGCATTTTGTTTTACGACATCACGCCGATTTTACAAGACCCTAAAACCTTTCGCATCTTGGTTGACCTGTTTGTGCATCGCTATATGGACCAAAAAATCGACGTGGTGGCGGGTTTGGATGCTCGCGGGTTCATTTTGGGCGCGGCGATTGCCTACCAATTGAATGTGGGGTTTGTGCCGATTCGTAAAAAAGGCAAGCTGCCGTTTACCACCGTTGAAGAAACCTATGAGTTGGAATACGGTAACGCCACGGTAGAGATGCACGTCGATGCGGTTAAGGCGGGCGATCGGGTGCTGTTGGTGGACGACTTAATCGCTACCGGCGGTACCATGCAGGCGGGCTTTAAGCTGTTACAACGCTTGAATGCTGAAGTGGTTGAAGCAGCCGCTATTATTGAGTTTAATGATCTGGAAGGCGCTAAGCGCATTCGCCAAGCCGGCCTGCCGCTCTTTACCATCTGCCAGGTAGAGGGCGTGATGCCAGAACTTAAGGCTTAG
- the dnaG gene encoding DNA primase, translated as MIPNEFIDELLEKVDIVDIIDGYVPLKKGGLNYMACCPFHKEKSPSFTVSPTKQFYHCFGCGAHGSAISFLMEYQGASFVDAVGQLADRVGMVVPKQVASSPEQAARAQERREQKKTLESTTEQAASHYQKQLKQSQTAIEYLKKRGLTGQIAAYYGLGYAPDDWQTLAQSFSPYPNEYLIESGLVISKEDKNYDRFRDRIMFPIRNQRGAVVGFGGRIIGQGEPKYLNSPETPLFEKGKELYGLFEGRAAIKEAGRVLVVEGYMDVVALAQFEVGYAVASLGTATTADHIKLLMRQSDQIYFCFDGDNAGKKAAWRALENALPMLQDGKSLHFLFLPEEHDPDSYIREYGKDAFETQLVKHSLPLSNYFWQHLSSLVDLKTSEGKADFIKQATPLLSQIKAPTLSFLLKQKIAKLVDVAQDDLEQLIGQQPSKKQNVGFKNYRLPKTTFRQHQTTPLIHRLIKWLLMNPKWAQYVLIPEYLIAEDELACLMTLAEAAKGMNDQATSARLVEYMRQSDYEDFLNQILKQAIREREEFEEPKAEDEESFILGIQKLLNELKYKQLEQLKKHARERALTESEEQLLLALLMSH; from the coding sequence ATGATCCCTAACGAGTTTATCGATGAGCTACTGGAAAAGGTAGACATCGTGGACATCATCGATGGTTACGTCCCCCTTAAAAAAGGGGGGCTTAACTATATGGCCTGCTGCCCATTCCATAAAGAAAAATCGCCCTCTTTTACCGTCAGCCCTACCAAGCAGTTTTACCACTGCTTTGGCTGTGGCGCCCACGGCAGCGCGATCAGCTTCTTAATGGAATACCAAGGCGCAAGCTTTGTCGATGCCGTTGGCCAACTGGCCGATCGTGTCGGCATGGTGGTGCCTAAACAGGTCGCTTCCTCGCCCGAGCAAGCTGCCCGCGCGCAAGAGCGCCGCGAACAAAAGAAAACCCTAGAGTCGACCACTGAACAGGCCGCCAGCCATTATCAAAAGCAGCTCAAGCAGAGCCAAACCGCAATTGAATACCTGAAAAAGCGCGGCCTAACCGGTCAAATTGCTGCTTATTACGGCCTGGGCTACGCCCCCGACGATTGGCAAACACTGGCTCAAAGCTTCAGTCCCTACCCAAACGAATACCTGATCGAATCTGGCTTAGTCATCAGCAAGGAAGACAAAAACTACGATCGCTTTCGCGACCGTATTATGTTTCCAATTCGCAACCAACGCGGTGCCGTGGTGGGCTTCGGCGGGCGCATCATCGGCCAGGGCGAGCCTAAATACTTAAACTCACCCGAAACGCCCTTATTTGAAAAAGGCAAAGAGCTATACGGCCTGTTTGAAGGCCGAGCCGCCATCAAAGAAGCCGGACGCGTTCTGGTGGTTGAAGGCTATATGGACGTGGTGGCGCTGGCTCAGTTCGAGGTTGGCTACGCCGTGGCGTCTTTGGGCACGGCCACCACCGCCGACCACATCAAACTGTTGATGCGCCAAAGCGACCAAATCTATTTTTGCTTTGACGGCGACAACGCCGGTAAAAAAGCCGCCTGGCGTGCGCTGGAAAATGCCTTACCGATGCTGCAAGACGGCAAAAGCCTGCATTTTCTCTTTTTACCAGAAGAGCACGATCCAGACAGCTACATCCGTGAATACGGCAAAGACGCTTTTGAAACCCAGCTGGTGAAGCACAGCCTGCCCTTGTCGAACTATTTTTGGCAACACCTCAGCAGCCTGGTCGACTTAAAAACCTCAGAAGGCAAAGCCGACTTCATCAAGCAAGCAACGCCTTTATTAAGCCAAATTAAAGCGCCCACGCTGAGCTTTTTGCTCAAGCAAAAAATCGCCAAGCTGGTCGACGTTGCTCAAGATGACTTAGAGCAACTCATTGGCCAACAGCCAAGCAAAAAGCAAAATGTCGGCTTTAAAAACTATCGCCTGCCCAAAACCACGTTTCGACAGCATCAAACCACGCCTTTAATCCATCGATTAATTAAGTGGCTCTTGATGAATCCGAAATGGGCCCAATATGTACTAATACCCGAGTACTTAATCGCAGAAGACGAACTGGCCTGCCTCATGACCTTGGCCGAAGCCGCCAAAGGCATGAATGATCAGGCCACCAGTGCCCGTCTGGTTGAGTATATGCGCCAAAGCGATTATGAAGATTTTCTGAATCAAATCCTCAAACAAGCCATACGCGAACGCGAAGAGTTCGAAGAACCCAAGGCCGAGGATGAAGAAAGTTTTATATTAGGCATCCAAAAACTCTTAAATGAGTTAAAATATAAGCAACTAGAACAACTCAAAAAGCATGCCAGAGAAAGGGCCTTAACCGAAAGCGAAGAACAGCTTTTATTGGCCCTCTTGATGTCGCATTAA
- a CDS encoding GatB/YqeY domain-containing protein, with the protein MTTLKAQINEDMKSAMRAKDTLKLSTVRLLLAAIKQQEVDTREDVSDEDVLSIVTKMVKQRKDSAKIYQDANRQDLADKELAEITTLEAYLPEALSNDAIAAIISAAIAESQAEGMKDMGKVMAIVRPKVVGQADMGEVSRLIKAALN; encoded by the coding sequence ATGACCACATTAAAAGCACAAATCAATGAAGACATGAAATCAGCCATGCGTGCCAAAGACACCCTAAAGCTCTCAACGGTACGCTTACTGCTAGCCGCCATCAAACAGCAAGAAGTCGACACCCGTGAAGACGTCAGCGATGAAGACGTGCTCAGCATCGTCACCAAAATGGTGAAGCAGCGTAAAGACTCTGCCAAAATCTACCAAGACGCCAACCGTCAAGACTTAGCCGACAAAGAATTGGCCGAGATCACCACCCTAGAAGCCTATCTACCTGAAGCCCTATCGAACGATGCCATTGCCGCCATCATCAGCGCCGCCATCGCCGAAAGCCAAGCCGAAGGCATGAAGGACATGGGCAAAGTCATGGCCATCGTCCGCCCCAAAGTGGTGGGCCAAGCCGACATGGGTGAAGTCAGCCGCCTGATCAAAGCCGCTTTAAACTAA
- a CDS encoding NCS2 family permease — translation MQAPDSKPEGLLARYFKLAEHGTSVRTEVLAGLTTFLTMCYIVIVNPTILSNAGMDYGAVFVATCLSAALGCLVMGLVANYPVALAPGMGVNAFFTYAIVKGMGVPWEVAMGAVFITGLLFVAVHFLKVRAAIVDAIPESLKHAIAAGIGLFLALVALKNAGLVIGNPDTLVKLGDIQSPGVMLAMLGFLLIIVLDFWRVRGAIIISILVVTAISIGMGLTEFKGIVSSVPSLEPTLMKMNLADAFSFSMLGVIFVLFVVSLFDSTGTLVAVAQRAGLMKDNKLPRINKALSADSAAIVAGAALGTTPTVAYMESVSGTAVGGRTGLTTVVIALLFMASLWFSPLAASVPEFATAPALLYVAILMVRGVVDIDWEDMTEAAPAFVTIVAMPFTYSIADGVAFGFLSYTLIKLFTGRAREVKLMVWVVALMWAAKFVFLGA, via the coding sequence ATGCAAGCACCTGATTCTAAGCCCGAGGGCTTATTAGCGCGATATTTTAAACTGGCCGAGCACGGCACGTCTGTGCGCACGGAAGTATTGGCCGGTTTGACCACTTTTTTAACCATGTGTTACATCGTGATCGTCAACCCGACCATTTTGTCTAATGCCGGCATGGACTACGGCGCTGTGTTTGTGGCGACCTGTTTGTCGGCGGCCTTAGGCTGTTTGGTGATGGGCCTAGTGGCTAATTACCCGGTGGCGTTGGCGCCGGGCATGGGCGTGAATGCTTTCTTTACCTATGCGATTGTGAAAGGCATGGGGGTGCCGTGGGAAGTGGCGATGGGCGCTGTTTTTATTACCGGCTTATTGTTTGTGGCAGTGCATTTTTTAAAGGTTCGGGCGGCGATTGTGGATGCGATTCCCGAATCGCTCAAGCACGCGATTGCGGCCGGTATCGGCCTGTTTTTGGCACTGGTGGCGTTAAAAAATGCCGGCTTGGTAATCGGTAACCCTGATACCTTAGTTAAGCTGGGTGACATTCAGTCGCCGGGCGTGATGCTGGCGATGTTGGGCTTTTTGCTGATCATTGTGCTGGATTTTTGGCGCGTGCGCGGGGCGATCATCATCAGTATTTTGGTGGTGACGGCGATCTCTATCGGTATGGGCTTAACCGAGTTTAAAGGCATTGTGTCGAGCGTGCCGTCGCTTGAACCCACGCTGATGAAAATGAACTTGGCGGATGCCTTCTCGTTCTCTATGCTGGGTGTGATTTTTGTACTGTTCGTGGTGAGCCTGTTTGACAGTACTGGCACCTTGGTGGCGGTGGCGCAGCGTGCTGGCCTGATGAAAGACAATAAGCTGCCGCGTATTAATAAAGCACTGTCGGCAGACTCTGCTGCGATTGTCGCTGGTGCGGCTTTAGGCACCACGCCGACGGTGGCCTATATGGAATCGGTTTCTGGCACTGCCGTGGGCGGCCGTACCGGTTTGACCACGGTGGTGATTGCGCTTTTATTTATGGCGAGCCTGTGGTTCTCGCCGTTGGCGGCCAGCGTGCCTGAGTTTGCAACGGCACCAGCCTTGCTGTATGTGGCTATTTTAATGGTCAGAGGCGTGGTCGACATTGATTGGGAAGACATGACTGAGGCGGCGCCGGCGTTTGTGACCATTGTGGCGATGCCGTTTACTTATTCGATTGCCGATGGCGTGGCCTTTGGTTTCTTGTCGTATACATTGATTAAGCTATTTACCGGCCGGGCGCGCGAAGTTAAGCTGATGGTGTGGGTAGTGGCATTGATGTGGGCGGCTAAATTTGTGTTCTTGGGGGCATAA
- the rpsU gene encoding 30S ribosomal protein S21, whose amino-acid sequence MPAVRVKENEPFEVAMRRFKRGVEKTGLLTELRAREFYEKPTAERKRKKAAAVKRLQKRLRSQTLPPKMY is encoded by the coding sequence ATGCCAGCAGTTCGCGTAAAAGAAAATGAGCCATTTGAAGTTGCGATGCGTCGCTTTAAACGTGGTGTTGAAAAAACCGGTCTTTTGACTGAACTACGTGCCCGTGAATTCTACGAAAAACCAACCGCAGAACGCAAACGCAAAAAAGCTGCTGCCGTTAAACGCCTACAAAAACGTTTACGCAGCCAAACTTTGCCACCAAAAATGTACTAA
- the rpoZ gene encoding DNA-directed RNA polymerase subunit omega: MARITVDDCLNRIPNRFDLTLAAAYRARQVANGATPLVDEARNKPTVVALREIAAGQIGVEILDRKK; the protein is encoded by the coding sequence ATGGCACGCATTACCGTAGACGATTGTTTGAACCGCATCCCTAATCGCTTTGACCTAACCTTAGCCGCTGCTTACCGCGCGCGCCAGGTTGCCAATGGTGCAACCCCACTGGTTGACGAAGCCCGCAACAAACCAACCGTGGTGGCCCTACGCGAAATCGCCGCCGGCCAAATTGGCGTTGAAATTCTAGACCGCAAAAAATAA
- a CDS encoding SPFH domain-containing protein — translation MFGFIKKQFASVIQWDEADLGLMWQKWPHPNDEIKQASQLLLSPGQGCALVYEGQLVDVLLDSGSYALKTDNHPFVTTLLKSYQLFESEHKLALYFFRTTTMVNQAWGTAQTIKYVDPVYQTPVELGLNGVFDFKICDPERLLNGVLGAQAEVRTETIKSMLVDQMQGLLIGHIAQQRLHYGQIDAQLPMLSAQIGTVLSDLVADWGLALSSFHIMGTQFDAQTQARIGRIADVAVDQFAAQQANLSYVDLEQLRAMRDAAKNEGGLAGAGLQFGVGMQLGQAFNKTPAAPTTDGAVEASKAPLFAETRQLLALKQLFDTELITEAEYQQRRQQILDQLMGGQHD, via the coding sequence ATGTTTGGATTTATTAAAAAACAATTTGCCAGCGTGATCCAGTGGGATGAGGCTGATTTAGGCTTGATGTGGCAGAAATGGCCGCACCCTAACGATGAAATCAAGCAGGCATCACAGCTGTTGTTGTCACCTGGCCAGGGCTGTGCTTTGGTGTATGAGGGGCAATTAGTCGATGTGCTGTTAGACAGTGGCAGCTACGCTTTAAAAACCGACAACCATCCTTTCGTGACCACGCTGTTAAAGTCTTACCAGCTGTTTGAGAGTGAACACAAGCTGGCGCTGTATTTTTTCAGGACCACGACGATGGTGAATCAGGCCTGGGGCACGGCGCAGACGATTAAATACGTTGACCCTGTGTACCAAACGCCGGTTGAGCTGGGCTTGAATGGCGTGTTTGATTTCAAGATCTGCGACCCTGAGCGTTTATTAAACGGCGTACTGGGCGCACAGGCTGAGGTGCGCACCGAAACCATTAAAAGTATGTTGGTGGATCAAATGCAAGGCCTGCTGATTGGCCACATTGCGCAGCAGCGGCTACATTATGGCCAAATCGATGCGCAGCTGCCGATGCTTTCTGCTCAGATTGGGACGGTATTGAGTGATTTGGTTGCCGATTGGGGATTGGCCTTATCATCTTTTCACATCATGGGCACGCAGTTTGATGCGCAAACGCAGGCGCGCATTGGTCGGATTGCCGATGTGGCGGTGGACCAGTTTGCGGCGCAGCAGGCTAATTTAAGCTATGTTGATTTAGAGCAGCTGCGGGCGATGCGGGACGCGGCTAAGAATGAAGGGGGCTTGGCTGGTGCCGGCCTACAGTTTGGCGTGGGCATGCAGTTGGGGCAGGCCTTTAATAAGACTCCGGCAGCGCCGACGACTGATGGCGCTGTCGAAGCCTCTAAGGCTCCGTTGTTCGCCGAGACGCGCCAGCTTTTAGCTTTAAAGCAGCTATTCGATACTGAGTTAATTACGGAAGCTGAGTATCAACAGCGGCGCCAACAGATTTTGGATCAACTCATGGGAGGACAACATGATTAA
- a CDS encoding bifunctional (p)ppGpp synthetase/guanosine-3',5'-bis(diphosphate) 3'-pyrophosphohydrolase, with product MTQHTPAPFANAVTDARATFFKAVDYLKPEDIRLLEHACDYATEAHEGQYRKSGEPYITHPIAVATELAHWHLDAQGLAAALMHDVLEDTGTTKKQLAAEFGDTIADLVDGLSKLEKLEYENKEAHQAENFRKMVMAMVKDVRVIIVKLSDRLHNMRTLDVMRPEKRRRIASETLEIYAPIANRIGLNHVYRELQDLSFRNIYPIRYATLAKALKTARQNRRDVVGKILQSFSQRLVTCNIEAQIRGREKNIYSIYKKMQTKNLSFGDVLDIFGFRIIVNSIPACYVALGALHGLYKPIPGKFKDYIAIPKGNGYQSLHTTLFGPYGVPIEVQIRTRQMDAVAEDGVASHWMYKTPDESIDEATRRTNQWLQNVLDMQAQSEDAVEFLEHIKVDLFPDEVYVFTPKGKIMVLPRNATPIDFAYTVHTDIGHHCVAARVNYNLVPLRTILRTGDTVEIITSPTSNPNPAWLSFVTSGRARSAIRSHLKSIKRTDAVALGEKLLNQALSALLPKNVLLSEDIKEAYLKDLAEKDTTFEDVLLDVGMGRILPIFVARHLAQLAGVHLGEEVKMSPIVVNGSESGSMQMAGCCRPIPGDPIVAIITKDQGLIVHRQNCPNAEKVDVSKQIDANWKDVTPRRYNANLLVSAQDAQGLLAAMASTISRHKANIESVDTPSGKKAGSEGFVEFEFKVQVSNLKQLNAIIHELNIIPQVRRVIRR from the coding sequence ATGACGCAACACACACCTGCCCCCTTCGCGAACGCCGTCACGGATGCACGCGCTACGTTTTTTAAAGCGGTTGACTATCTGAAACCAGAAGACATCCGCTTGCTCGAGCACGCCTGTGACTATGCCACCGAAGCGCACGAAGGGCAGTATCGTAAAAGTGGTGAGCCTTACATTACCCATCCGATTGCGGTGGCCACGGAACTGGCCCATTGGCACCTCGACGCCCAAGGCCTTGCCGCCGCACTGATGCACGATGTATTGGAAGACACGGGCACCACCAAGAAGCAGCTGGCCGCCGAATTTGGCGACACCATTGCCGACTTGGTGGATGGCCTATCTAAGCTGGAAAAGCTAGAGTACGAAAACAAAGAGGCCCATCAGGCGGAAAACTTCCGCAAAATGGTGATGGCCATGGTCAAAGACGTACGCGTCATCATTGTGAAGCTGTCCGATCGCCTACACAATATGCGTACCCTAGACGTCATGAGGCCAGAAAAAAGGCGCCGCATAGCCAGTGAAACCCTGGAAATTTATGCCCCCATCGCCAACCGCATCGGCCTCAACCACGTTTACCGTGAACTGCAAGACCTGTCTTTTCGCAACATCTACCCCATCCGTTACGCCACCTTGGCCAAAGCGCTTAAAACCGCCCGCCAAAACCGCCGCGACGTGGTCGGTAAAATTTTACAGTCATTCAGCCAACGGCTGGTGACCTGCAACATCGAGGCCCAAATCCGTGGCCGCGAAAAAAACATTTACAGCATTTATAAGAAAATGCAAACCAAGAACCTCAGCTTCGGCGACGTCTTGGACATTTTCGGCTTTCGCATCATCGTCAACAGCATCCCTGCCTGCTACGTTGCTCTAGGCGCCCTGCACGGCCTGTACAAGCCCATTCCAGGCAAATTCAAAGACTACATCGCCATCCCTAAGGGCAATGGCTATCAAAGCCTACACACCACCCTATTTGGCCCTTATGGCGTGCCCATTGAAGTGCAAATCCGCACGCGCCAAATGGACGCCGTCGCAGAAGATGGCGTGGCCAGTCATTGGATGTACAAAACGCCTGATGAATCTATTGATGAGGCGACTCGCCGCACCAATCAGTGGCTGCAAAACGTGCTCGACATGCAGGCCCAAAGCGAAGACGCGGTCGAATTCCTCGAACACATCAAGGTGGATTTATTCCCCGACGAAGTGTATGTCTTTACGCCTAAAGGCAAGATCATGGTGCTGCCGCGTAACGCCACGCCTATTGATTTCGCCTACACCGTCCACACCGACATCGGCCATCATTGCGTGGCCGCACGCGTGAACTACAACCTAGTGCCGCTACGCACCATCTTACGTACCGGTGACACGGTTGAAATCATTACCTCGCCCACCTCGAATCCTAATCCAGCTTGGCTGAGCTTCGTGACCAGCGGCCGCGCCCGCAGCGCCATCCGTAGCCACCTCAAATCGATTAAGCGCACCGACGCCGTCGCCCTAGGTGAAAAACTACTGAATCAAGCCTTGAGCGCGCTCTTGCCGAAAAACGTCTTGCTGTCGGAAGACATTAAAGAAGCCTATTTAAAAGATTTAGCTGAAAAAGACACCACCTTCGAAGACGTCTTGCTCGACGTCGGCATGGGCCGCATCCTGCCGATCTTTGTCGCGCGCCATCTGGCCCAACTGGCCGGCGTGCATCTAGGTGAAGAAGTCAAGATGAGCCCCATCGTGGTCAACGGCTCCGAAAGTGGCAGCATGCAGATGGCTGGCTGTTGCCGCCCTATTCCAGGCGACCCTATTGTGGCCATCATCACCAAAGATCAAGGCTTGATCGTGCACCGACAAAATTGCCCTAATGCCGAAAAAGTAGACGTCAGCAAGCAAATTGACGCCAACTGGAAAGACGTCACCCCACGCCGCTACAACGCCAATCTCTTGGTGTCTGCCCAAGATGCACAAGGCCTACTGGCCGCCATGGCCTCGACCATTTCACGCCACAAGGCCAATATCGAATCGGTAGACACGCCCTCTGGCAAAAAAGCCGGCAGCGAAGGCTTTGTTGAATTCGAGTTTAAAGTGCAGGTCAGCAACCTCAAACAGCTGAACGCCATCATCCACGAATTAAACATCATCCCGCAGGTGCGCCGCGTGATCCGCCGTTAA
- the rpoD gene encoding RNA polymerase sigma factor RpoD, translated as MAKPINDNEVENDVDDNKPLTPEEQRQRLRHLIVLGKERGYITHSEINDHLPDDVSDAEQIENIIGMISGLGIQVTEVAPDAESLLMSDSTGVTDDDAVEEAEAALSSVDAEFGRTTDPVRMYMREMGQVDLLTREDEIIIAKKIEHGLKNMIQAIAACPGSVAEILSLMERVGNDELKIDDVVEALIDPSEEMAPAAEAEPVKEEKEAATEEDALEGDEDVDMEDEEEEEDPAAIASANLEELKARSLEHFKNVQVLYDDMIKALEKGSSKDKKYVTARNDIAEELSKVRFATRQIESLCESLRARVQQIRVLEREIMTICVNRVGMDRDYFIKQFKDQQTNLDWTDKEINKGKAWADALTRFKHGIIERQTAIMTLEEEAQLSMHELKDINKNMAAGERETNAAKQEMIQANLRLVISIAKKYTNRGLQFLDLIQEGNIGLMKAVDKFEYRRGYKFSTYATWWIRQAITRSIADQARTIRIPVHMIETINKMNRIARQFLQENGVDAEPAELAELMDMPEDKIRRIMKIAKEPISMETPIGDDDDSHLGDFIEDQNNTAPADAAMYSGLREVTKEILESLTPREAKVLRMRFGIDMNTDHTLEEVGKQFDVTRERIRQIEAKALRKLRHPTRSERLKSFLDSEDNKQ; from the coding sequence ATGGCCAAGCCAATTAATGATAATGAAGTAGAAAACGACGTAGACGACAACAAGCCTTTAACGCCAGAAGAGCAGCGTCAGCGCTTACGTCACCTCATTGTGTTAGGTAAAGAACGTGGTTACATTACCCATTCTGAAATCAATGACCATTTACCGGACGACGTTTCTGACGCCGAACAAATCGAAAACATCATTGGCATGATTTCAGGTTTGGGCATTCAGGTGACGGAAGTCGCCCCTGACGCCGAATCCTTATTGATGAGCGACAGCACCGGCGTGACCGATGATGATGCCGTTGAAGAGGCAGAAGCCGCTTTATCGAGCGTGGATGCGGAATTTGGCCGCACCACCGACCCCGTGCGCATGTACATGCGTGAAATGGGTCAAGTCGACCTACTCACCCGCGAAGATGAAATCATCATCGCCAAAAAAATTGAACATGGCCTAAAAAACATGATTCAAGCCATCGCCGCCTGCCCAGGCTCTGTGGCTGAGATTCTGAGCCTAATGGAGCGCGTAGGCAACGACGAATTGAAAATCGATGACGTTGTCGAAGCGCTCATCGATCCTTCTGAAGAAATGGCGCCTGCAGCTGAAGCCGAGCCAGTTAAAGAAGAAAAAGAAGCCGCCACTGAAGAGGATGCACTAGAAGGCGACGAAGACGTCGACATGGAAGATGAGGAAGAGGAAGAAGACCCTGCCGCCATCGCCAGCGCCAACTTAGAAGAGCTTAAAGCCCGTTCACTAGAACACTTTAAAAATGTCCAAGTCCTATACGACGACATGATTAAAGCCCTAGAAAAAGGCTCAAGCAAAGACAAAAAATACGTTACCGCGCGCAACGACATCGCTGAAGAGCTGTCAAAAGTACGCTTCGCCACACGCCAAATTGAAAGCCTGTGCGAAAGCCTACGCGCCCGCGTCCAGCAAATTCGCGTGCTAGAACGTGAAATCATGACCATTTGCGTCAACCGCGTGGGCATGGACCGTGATTACTTCATCAAGCAGTTTAAAGATCAGCAAACTAATCTTGACTGGACCGATAAAGAAATCAACAAAGGCAAAGCTTGGGCCGATGCCCTAACCCGCTTTAAACACGGCATCATCGAACGTCAAACCGCCATCATGACTCTGGAAGAAGAAGCCCAGCTGTCTATGCATGAGCTAAAAGACATCAACAAAAACATGGCCGCCGGCGAGCGTGAAACCAACGCCGCCAAGCAAGAAATGATTCAGGCCAACTTGCGCTTGGTGATTTCGATTGCCAAAAAATACACCAACCGTGGCCTACAGTTCTTGGATCTGATTCAAGAAGGCAACATCGGTTTGATGAAAGCGGTAGACAAGTTTGAATACCGTCGTGGCTACAAATTCTCGACCTACGCCACCTGGTGGATTCGTCAGGCCATTACCCGCTCGATCGCCGACCAAGCACGCACCATCCGTATTCCGGTGCACATGATCGAAACCATCAACAAGATGAACCGTATTGCCCGTCAATTCCTGCAAGAAAATGGCGTAGATGCAGAACCGGCAGAATTGGCCGAACTCATGGACATGCCGGAAGACAAAATCCGCCGCATCATGAAGATCGCCAAAGAGCCGATTTCGATGGAAACCCCCATCGGCGATGACGACGATTCACACTTGGGCGACTTTATTGAAGACCAAAACAACACGGCACCGGCAGACGCCGCCATGTATTCTGGCCTACGTGAAGTGACTAAAGAAATCTTAGAAAGCCTCACCCCGCGTGAAGCCAAGGTTTTACGCATGCGTTTCGGCATCGACATGAATACCGACCACACCCTAGAAGAGGTCGGCAAGCAGTTTGACGTGACGCGCGAGCGGATTCGTCAAATCGAAGCCAAAGCCTTACGTAAACTGCGTCACCCAACGCGTTCTGAGCGTCTAAAAAGCTTCTTAGACAGCGAAGACAACAAGCAGTAA
- the gmk gene encoding guanylate kinase produces MTPPKGTIFVVAAASGTGKTTLVGRLLQQDHKIKLSVSHTTRQPRTGEVHGTHYFFVEKNDFEAQIKDNAFLEYAQVYDNYYGTSFAWINQTLAAGHDVLLEIDVQGAEQVRALLPDAIGIFILPPSIDVLAQRLTGRGTDAADVIEKRMNNARHEIAQAEHFDYIVINNDLDEATADLISIVRAQRLTQKKQHDFYLDLLK; encoded by the coding sequence ATGACACCCCCCAAAGGCACCATTTTTGTCGTGGCTGCGGCTTCTGGCACAGGCAAAACCACCCTAGTTGGCCGTTTACTGCAACAAGACCACAAAATCAAACTGTCGGTTTCACACACCACTCGCCAGCCGCGCACCGGCGAAGTACACGGCACCCACTATTTTTTCGTTGAAAAAAACGATTTCGAAGCCCAAATCAAAGATAATGCCTTCTTAGAATACGCCCAAGTGTATGACAATTACTACGGCACCAGCTTTGCTTGGATCAACCAAACCTTGGCCGCTGGCCACGATGTTTTATTGGAAATTGACGTTCAGGGCGCCGAACAAGTGCGCGCCCTACTACCCGACGCCATCGGCATTTTCATCCTCCCACCGTCTATCGATGTTTTGGCGCAACGCCTGACAGGACGAGGCACAGACGCTGCTGATGTGATCGAAAAACGCATGAACAATGCCCGCCACGAAATCGCCCAAGCCGAGCATTTCGACTACATTGTCATCAACAATGATTTAGACGAAGCCACTGCTGATCTGATCAGCATCGTACGCGCCCAACGCCTGACGCAAAAAAAACAGCACGATTTTTACCTAGATTTATTGAAATAG